A stretch of DNA from Vulpes lagopus strain Blue_001 chromosome 12, ASM1834538v1, whole genome shotgun sequence:
GAGCTGTGCCCACATTCATCCTGCTGCCCCTCTCCTGCCGCTGTTCTGCAAACAAGCAGCACAGGTGAGACAGGTCACACCACTTTCCCTGCCCCCTCACACCATCCAAATCCTTCAGGGAAGGAGGCCATGCTCTCCCAAGAACTCCAGGCAGTTCTGCTGCTTTGATTCTCAagcaaagaggccaaagaaaGGCCGTATGGCCTTAACTCCATTCATTTCCCACTGCCAGCCTGGGATAAACACCCGGCTGCCCCCTATATCGGTTATTAGGGACGGTGCCTCTCCAGGCACTGGGATAGCCTGGGTACATAGGTCAGCAAGAGGCATCCAGaccagagcaaaaaaaaaaccactgccTGTTCTCCAATCTCATCCTTCAGAGCATTCCCATAAGGCCCTCTTCCCATAAGGCCCACGGGAGGGAAGAAGAGGTCTGTCCCCTCAGAATCACTCAACACACCCCTGCTGGACTGTGCTAAGGGCCTGATATGGAGCATTTCCTACCTCTGAGCTTCCCCACCATTAGAATTAacaaaaggaggggaaaaaaagaattaacaaaaggGGGTGGGGGCTATGAGAAACACAGCAGTAAATGCAATATTTAGGGATCACTACTTCTAACCCCTCCCCTAATTCTCCAAGCCTGGATCTCTCCCAACCCTGATCCAGGAGAACCGACAGagtggaaagagggagggaaggaagaaaagagaagacaagagaCGAGGGACAACCTCTGCCCAGACTTGGAGGCCTCTTTCTTGGTGACACAAAACAACCCATGCGAGATGTTTTATGCATCTGGCAGCCGCTCAGGCTAACCCTTGTGATGCCATCCACTCTGCTGCCAAACCACCAGGGCCCTTTTCCCCACCATAGGAGGGGCGAGGATGGAGAACATCTACAGCTCCAAGTTGCTGAAACCCACACCAACACCCACCTCCCAAGGACACAAAAACCctacctgcctcctgcccccattcctctctgcccagcccagcctcacCCCTCAGCCTCTTTTCCCAGCACCTGCGCCATGCTTTCCTTGCCCAAGCTCCAATGCCAGAGGCCTGCAGCAGGAAGAACCAGGAGGGCTGCCCTGGATGCCCCAGAAACAATGCAATCCAGATGCATTCCTGGATGCACATAAGGAGGGGAATGAGTAGCCCCTTGTCTGGAGCTCAGCTGTCCCCAGATCCCTAAGGGCCCTGAAACCAGCAGGAGGTGGGAACGGACTGTACCTTTATACTGGCTCACCTCCCTAGGTGAGGAAAGGTCCTCCCCAATAAAGGCCCTAAGGTCATCACCATGGTAACAACCCcatctttggggggggggtgcagaaaCGGGTCCTGGGTGCAGGTAACCAGAAAGTGCCCAGAAGGCCACCTCCTTCATCCTGCTGCAACAAACCCCCTCAGATTCAGATGCTATCTATCTCTGGCTAGGATCACAGCCAAGTCTGTGTGGGAGCCAGGATTCTCAAGGATCGGTTCCTTACTTCCAGAATAATGAGAACAAGTTTCCTCTTCTCAGAGAGCTCCAAGCTAAGAGACCTCATGGGAAATGTGACCCACAACACACCTTCCCAACATGCAAACATGTTTGAGATGGCCCAGAGTGCATCCTAGAAGTAATTCTCCTGGGGCCCATCAGCTCAGCCCATTAGGCTGGATAATTGGGCCTAACAGAAACCCAAGGAACTAGAAAACCGAGACTGGCTCAGTTGTTTAccttcccagggccctggagcttCAGTTACCCTAACACGGCTTCTGGGATGGGTACACACAAAAGCCTGGGGCAGTGGGGAGCTGGGTAGGGAAGTGAGGTCTTTAAGGAGAAAGGCAGAGTTCCCCAAGTCTAACCAGAAACTGCTATCCCTCCCCACTTCTCCTAGACCTACAAAGGTACAGGATTACAAAGATCTGTAGCTGTGTCTCATATTTTGTCCAGCAGTACCAAGGGCTTTGGTGAATCTCAGATCATCCCACACTCCTGTCTTGCTGAAACAGAGCATCTAATGAAGACTGATGAGTCTCAGAAGAACCTAGACCTAGGACCTAACTGATACTCTCAGAAGCATCTTCTTAAAGACTGAACACTAGCTGCCCTGACAGCAGAAATCCCAgaagacaccccccaccccagcaaaaaaaaaaaaaaaaaaagaagaagaagaagaagaagaaatccagaaactaAGAAAATGACTGGCagccaaaaagacaagaaatcaaGAAACTATGAAAACAACTGGCACCCAAGGAGCACTCCTAGAGGTTTGCATGACTAAGGATACATACCACTTCcactagtgaaaaaaaaaaaaacaattgcatACCCCACCCCTCCACTGTGAAGGGAAGAAACAGGGAAAACCTGGCAGAGGTAAAGTAAGTCTACAGCAGCTGAGGCTGAAAAGTTGTTGCCCCAGCTGGCAGGTGGCTGCATGGCAGTGCCTGATGTGGTTTCATAACCTGTCTTGAACCGAAGCCTGCAGCAACTCTGTTCTGTTAACTACTTTCTTGCTGGTAGCTCTTCTCTACTCTTTTTCCCTTCCACCCTGGCTCCACACACCAATATCCCTGCTCTCCTGTCAGTCTGGCACCTAAGCCCAGGCCATAGTGTGCCCCAGGACAGCTGCCAGGTGAGCGCTTCCCATTCTTTCCCCCAAGTAAGGGAAGCCCTTTAATtagcaaaccttttttttttttttttttttttttttgccttctcaaAGAGAAGCACAAAAACATCCGAGCCCACAACCTGGACCCCAGCGGGCAGTGCCTGGCAGCACTCCACAAGGCCATTTTCATTCTGCCCACCGCCCAACCCGCAGGGCCACAGTCACTCACCTCGTAGCTCTGTCTGGCCCTGCCTCCCGGACTCGCGAGGGCAGTGGGAATGGAAAGACGACGAGTACCAGGGCGAACCTCCACTAGCCGGGGAGGAGGGTGAAACGAGGTGGAGTCTACGCTATTGTTGGGATTTTCGGAGCGGGACCTCAAGCCGTAGAGGGGCCTCCCGCTTCGCTCCCCAGCCTGAGACCTCGCACTCGGAGCCCGGCCCGGTCCGAAGCCCCACCCCCCACGTCCACGCGTTCACCCAACCCCGGAGGCGGCCAAACCTTTATCCCCGAAGCCCgggctctccccgccccctcccccggcccgaGCACTCCTCGCGACACCCCAGACTCGGTCTCCCGTCCCTCCCTTCCCCCGTGGGCATCCCTTCGGCTGAtgcaccccctcccacctccgcTCACCCTTCCCAGGTCCGCTCCTGCCCGGGGCGCTTCCTCAGCagcccccaccttccttcccgCCCCGCCTCTAGCCCCGAGAGGAGGGTCCCGGTTGGTCCACCCCGAAGCCGCTCGCCCGCACTCACAGTACAGGGCCGGCGGTCGAGGGCCCAGGAGGggtgcccgggggcgggggccgctgCTGCTCCAGCAGCTGTAACAACCCGCGGCGGCAGCCACCCCGCTGGCAGCTCCGGCCGAATCAGCGCCCCGCGCCGGCCCCCGAGACGTCACCGCTCGGCGCCTGCCCGCCCGGTGCCTCCTGGGAGTTGTAGTTTATCCCTTTGCCCGCGTACGGGCCCGCCCAGTGCTTCCTGGGAGTTGTCGTTTTCTCCCGGTATTGCAGTCTCGGCCTCGCTGGGCTGCAGGGCCAGAAGACTCAATAGCCTGCGAAACTCGCATCGGATGATCCTGCTTTGGAGTGTATCGATTCTGCTTTTGCGTACGCGCGCTTCAGGTTCTGCAGTTTACTCTTGCCTGGTTTTGAGACCAGGAAATTCAGAGTTTTAAGTGACTTACCATAGGTCCCATGGGTCCCAGCATAGACCAGAACCCAGAGATTCTGACCCCACTTTTTTTTCACTACGCCTCTCCGGCTCCGCCCTGGCCATATATTGGCTCCACAAGAAACAGACTAGCCGGGCCCAttgccctgcccagccctcctgGAAGCTGGCTTGTTGGCTACGTTGGTTACAAGCAGCGTCTGGAGGGCAAAGAATGCAGCCTGTCCGGACAAATGCTGCACAGCGTTTGTCCAGAACCTGACTGCTTTTCAGCTAACTTGAGCCACGCTGGTCTGAGCCAGGCCGCATCCTTGGCCTCCCCACATTAGAAGTCGAAGAGGCCACGTGTCCTGGGAAGACTCCATGATGAATAGTTCAGAGCCTGAATTCTAGTCCCAGGTCAGCTTGTGTGGCTTTGGAGACTCCACCTCTCTGGGCCACAGTTTTCTCTGCTGCATGTCCCAAAGGCAAGGGCACAGATTTTATTGCCGGGCCAATTTAACACAGGCACTCCTTTACCAGCAGTGTGACCCCGaacaaagaaatcttttttttttttttttttaagattttatttatttatttgtgagagacacagagagagagagaggcagagacacaggcagagacacaggcagagagagaaaagcaggctctatgcagggagccctgctggaactccatcccaagactccagggcaacgccctgggcggaaggcagacactaaactgccgacccatccagggatccccccagataACTCGTCTTAATCTCCAATGCCACACCTATGAAACCCTACCTCTGAGGTTGTGCGAATTCAAAAGTATGTAGGTAAAGCACCTGTTGTAGGAAGCTATTCTGTAGGAGGTTGAACTAAATGAACTTGAGGTCTCCTGGTCAGTCCCACTCTCTGTATCACCAAAAAGGTCTTGTTTGAGTGATTTTCACTGCCCCCACCCAGCTTCTAAGTCCACTCTGAATGGCAGGGCTGGAATAGCAGGATCAGATGACGTCATGACATGCCAATTGACCGGCTGTAAACACACCCTGAGCGAATGTGAGAAGACATAAAGGAAAATGCTGGCCCAGGGAAACTGGGGAGCACTTCTCTGAGACCTCACCTAAACTTCTCTCGGGGACTGCCAGGAAACAGTCAAAGCTAAGCTGGTGGGGGCCCCCAGAGGCACCTAGTGGGAAGCAAGTGGCTATCTGAACcactcagagaaagagaacaagaaactTCTCCGATATTTCCAGGGCCAATGGCCAAAGAGCGTTCATCCCAAGACCTAAATAAGCAGCCCAGAGTCTGAAAAAGTTCTACCTTATACAAAAATTTCTCCTGCGTCATGGGAGCCCCATTTTTTTGGAGTCAGCCTTCTGAAGACATAAACTAACACCTGAGTATTGGCCTTTCTGCAGAAACTTCCCATCATTGAGGCAAAAaggatgtctttattttttccaaaatgagcCTGCTTGATTCCTTTGACTCTTCTCTGGAATTCTTAAATTGTCCTTCAAGTTGATCAAGCTCTCTAGATCTTTGCCAGTTTCCTCACATTTCTGTGAAGTTCAGTGACCCAGACTGAATATCCACATCTCAAATGAGGGCCTGACTAATGCATAGTCGAAGGGAAAGATTACCCGACATGCCATGCCCTATTAATAACTCCTGTTAtcgagtttgttttttttttcacaatgggAATGAACAGAGTTCTGACTCACTGTAGGTCTGTGGTAAGTTGTAGATCAGTTTCTGCTTAATTTAGCCTGAGTCCCTGTCatcatctttctccttctctagCTTTCTGCCCTCATAATTACCCTGTCTTTACCAAACATCCTTCAGCCATGAATAGGCCTAAGTACTGTCCAGAATGAGTGGCAGCACTCTTATGTGGTGCTAGGGAATGCACAACCCCTTGGACAAACAATTGGTAATATGTGCCAAGAAGCTGAAAAATCACTCAGGCCTTAGAGCCGAGATTACATTTCTGTTAGCATATTCTAAGGAAGTACACCCCATGAACTGTGTGGGAGAATGTTCATGCCATCATGTTTCTTATAATAGTAGAAAAGGGAAAGCAACCTAAATGCCcaagaaagggatgcctggggcagcccaggtggctcagtggtttagcaccgccttcagcccagggcctgatcctggagacccaggatcgagtcctgcgtcaggctccctgcatggggcctgcttctccctctgcctgtgtctctgcctctctctctctgtgtctctcatgaataaataaataaaatcctaaaaaaaaaaaaagaaaagaaaagaaagaaagggatacctgagtggctcagtggttgagggtctaccttcagctcaggacatgatcctggggacctgggatcaagtcccacatcgggctcccagaaaggatccagcttctccttctgcctacatctctgtctctcatgaataaataaataaaatcttttcttaaaatgccCAAGAAAAATATactggagaggcacctgggtgactcggtctGTTatgcatctacctttggctcaggtcatcattccagggtcctgggattgagctccacatcgggctccctgcttagcagggactGCTTCTCcgtctacccctccccctgcttgtgcttcctcACAagtgtgctctgtcaaataaataattaaaatcttaaaaaaaagaaaaatattatggcATATCCATTGAATGGCATAGTCTCTACCTGTACAGTTAGTGGTTCCAAAAACcatgaaaaaccaagaaaaaccaTGGCGCAGTATGGGAAAATGTTTACTAGGTTATATGAAAggatcagggggaaaaaaataacatgagtATTCCCCAGGTATGCAGTCAGCGAAATCTAGGAAAAGGGAAACTAGAACAAACATCCAATCCCTTAACAAATAACTTAGAAGGGAAAATGGAGAGGGAAAgacttgcaaattaaaacaaattaaggggatccctgggtggctcagcggtttagcacctgtcttcggctcagggtgtgatcctggagtcccgggatcgagtcccacattgggctccctgtgtggaacccgcctctccctctgcctctctctctctgtctctcatgaatgaataaataaaatcttttttaaaataataaaaaataaaacaaattaagcaATATGTCAACCAAAGGCcatatttggtttggttttaaagattttatttattcatgagagacagagagaggcagagacataggtagaaggagaagcaggctccccgcagggagcccgatgagggactcaatctcaggaccccaggatcacaccctgagccaaaggcagatgctcaaccactgagccacccaggcgtcccaaaggccatatttggatcctgattcaagcaaactaacttaaaaaaaggtttttttaagttGTGAGGGAAATTTGAATACTGACTATTCAAATCAATTACATtaggaataataatttttaaggcaTGATATGGCCTTGTGGTAAgtttttttgaataaaaagtcTTCTTATCTTTTGGAGATGTACTAAAATATACGTGGAGAAAATGACATGATGATGGATTTGCTTCAGAATAATCTGGGCTAGGGAGTTGGGgggataaaaaaaacaagatgggCCATGAGGTGATAATTATTGACACTGAGAGATGGAGACATGAGATTCATTAtattgttttttctactttttcatggttttttaaattttttttaatttttatttatttatgatagtcacacagagagagagagagagaggcagagacacaggcagagagagaagcaggctccatgcaccgggagcccgacatgggatttgatcccgggtctccaggatcgcaccctgggccaaaggcaggcgctaaactgctgtgccacccagggttccctttttcatggttttttaaaatatgtttttatttattcatgagagacacacagagagagaggcagagacacaggcagagggagaagcaggctccatgcagggagcccgttgcgggactcgatcccgggactccaggatcaggccctgggccaaatgcaggtgctaaaccgctgagccatccaggcgtccctacttttttatgtttgaaaatgtttgtAATAAACACTTTTATAAACCTGCATATGCAGTAACAGTGATGATAAGAAAAAACAGCAACACTGTAAGATCCTGGCACCAGACTGCCAGGGGTTCAACAACCAGCTCCTgtacttactagctctgtgaccttaggcaagtcactgaACCTCTCTGTTTCAGTTACCACGTTTCTAATGGGGATGATCATGATAATGCCCACCTCttgctgtgaagattaagtgGCTCCATAAATgtgaagcacttagaacaatTCCTGGCACCTAGTAAGTGCTCTTCGTTACCTTTTATTAATCCAGTCTACATTTGAATGATGTTTGAGCATCTACTTTACAAGGCTGTggaaattcaacaaaatataaacagatcTTATATTAGAATGGAGGGTTTGGGGGTGATCTTTTTCATGCTCTAGTTTCAAGCTTTGTGTAAAGTGAGAATAtgagttttcaattttttatgaAATGTGTTTGCATTTTGAAAACAGAGGGAGCCACTCTCACAGGCTCTCCTGCCCTCGGGAGCTCCTTAGTCTGCTGAGATAGACACATTCCCCAGCCTTGGTGTTTCCATCTGCTAGGGTGGCGTGGCCTCTGCTTACCACAGATACAACCGTGTGGGCTGAGATAGCAAACATGGGCGGGGCCATAGGCTGGGAACACAATCCCGAGATGGTGGCTGTGCTGGGaagtgaggaggtggggagagcccCTTTCCCTGACAGGCCCTGCAGAGGAGGAGCGGGGTACTCCTCCACTCTTACTACCCCTTACTCCCccctaattcatttttttacccctctgttcccccatcccacccctcctTCCTGAAGGGGACATATAGAAGTCATATCCAGAGCAagtgcaaagaagaaaagagctaTTTATTTCATTGGCAgtggggtttgggtttgggtggGGGGCACCCCAGGCCTGGGGTGGTAGCGGCGGGGAGAGGGGTGGTGATGCTGAGCAGACAAAGAAGCACTGAGTTAAGAGCTACTGAACTGGTGAGAAACAGGGAGCTTTGCCTGTGGGCCCTCCCTCTCCGCCCCTCACCCAGCCCTGTGGTTGGCTATTTGGGGCTGTGGGCGGAAAGGGCTGAGCCGGCCAGGGCCACCAGGCCCAGAGCCAAGGCCTGGGAACCAGAACCTCCTTCTGGGCTGTTTAGACACCCATCAATCAGCATACTCTTTGATATGGACCATTGACGTTTTCTTCCCTGGAAAAAAAGTAGGCTAGTAAACTGCgaatattacaaattaaaaggGCAACAGATATGAAAACAATGGCTTTAAGAAAAGTCACTGGTAGGCCCACCTCCTTAGAAATCCACTGCCCCCACATCACCTTCCTCCCCTGTCTAATGCCCACTCCTCCTCCACCGGTAATAACAACAGCTAACCTATTCAGCATTTGCTGTGTTCCAGATACTGGGCAAAGGGCTTCACGTGTGTAAgctcttttaatcttttaatctttta
This window harbors:
- the LOC121473988 gene encoding pollen-specific leucine-rich repeat extensin-like protein 1, whose protein sequence is MENIYSSKLLKPTPTPTSQGHKNPTCLLPPFLSAQPSLTPQPLFPAPAPCFPCPSSNARGLQQEEPGGLPWMPQKQCNPDAFLDAHKEGNESTKTSEPTTWTPAGSAWQHSTRPFSFCPPPNPQGHSHSPRSSVWPCLPDSRGQWEWKDDEYQGEPPLAGEEGETRWSLRYCWDFRSGTSSRRGASRFAPQPETSHSEPGPVRSPTPHVHAFTQPRRRPNLYPRSPGSPRPLPRPEHSSRHPRLGLPSLPSPVGIPSADAPPPTSAHPSQVRSCPGRFLSSPHLPSRPASSPERRVPVGPPRSRSPALTVQGRRSRAQEGCPGAGAAAAPAAVTTRGGSHPAGSSGRISAPRRPPRRHRSAPARPVPPGSCSLSLCPRTGPPSASWELSFSPGIAVSASLGCRARRLNSLRNSHRMILLWSVSILLLRTRASGSAVYSCLVLRPGNSEF